TTTAACTGAGCTTATGTTATAGTAATGCAGCTTTTCCCTTCTCATTCatagtaaataataatttatgaaGACAGTAAAATCAATGTTCTGAAGTCAGGCACTAGTAGTAGCTGCTACATTTCTTTCATTGTTTAAATTATGAAGAAGTTACATAGTTCTTCACTAAGTTTGTTTGTTCTCTGCCAATTTGGGTGGAAGAAAGTTTTGCATTGTGATTGGCATCAGTTGTCATGTAAAGAGATTGCTTGCGGGAAGCTAATGGCACATTGAATTTGCATCCGTCAATCTGGGAATAAAGTTCTAGAATACACTGGCACAATCAGTTACCAGAAAATAATATACAACAGTGAACTCATCCCACTGAAAATGAAGCTTACATCATTCTGTTGGAACTTGACTTCTGTACTTGTAGCATTCCATCACATTCAGTGCCATATTTTATGTTTCTCATATCAGTATGGGGTTAACGGGTTTTAGTTGATTAGTTTAAATGTCAGTTTTGTTTGTTTGAGTCATAGAGTTGTCATCTCTATACTTTACTTGTTAAACTAGTGATATTGTTACTGTTTGATATTTACTTCTCTTTGGTTAATGGCAATTTCCTAATTGGGAATGCTTATATGTATTCATGTTAGAGTTGGTTGTTGTTCACGTTTCTTGAGAACATCAAGTTGATGACATACTTGACATTTCAGTTATGTCTTTGCCTGGATCaatttgatcatattttatATGCTAACTAGAATAGTTGAATCACGGACAACCATCTCCTTTAACATTTCAGTTCTATCTTTGATTGGATCAATTTAGTCTTATTTTATATGGTAACCAGAATAGTTGAATCATGGACAACCATATCCATTTTCTTGTTTTCCTTTTAGTATCTCCTAAACTTTCTTTTCTGTGTTTCCACAGAGAGGCAGCAACTTTAACCAGGGGAAAAGGAGGATGAACAATAGAGCTTATAAGGCTCAAAGAGAAGATAGCATCAGGCGAACAGTATATGTTTCTGAGATAGATAGCAATGTAAGGATAGATTCTCACTTATGTTTTGtgatatttttgtattaatacTCATTTGGCATCTTTGGTTTTGCCTTCACAATATCTAGGTCACCGAGGAGCAACTTGCTGCTTTGTTTAGTGCTTATGGACAAGTAAgtcactttcttcttcttcttctactactactatttCATTGGAAAAGTTACTTTCTTCTTCTGAACATTGATGTGATTcactatattatatatttgatgCTCTTAAGTGCATGTAATTTCAGTCATTTGGCGTAACTAAACTAGAAACAATGAATTACTTTTCTCATCTGCTTGTGGAGTGGTATCGTGATACATAAGTATACATTTGTGTGCTACTTACTATCATACTTTAGCAGAACAAAATACTTTGCTTGGGAATCTGATTACCATATAAGTTACTTCCTTTTTTggctttaatttgatttttatttatcgtAATTGTGCATTATAGAGTCTCATAATACTTGACCATCAGATAATTAATAACCTGCTAATGAAATTGATGACATCATATGTGCATTAGTTATCTGGTCTTTTAAGGTAATATCCTTGacaaaatattatatctttCTAAAGttatatcaacaacatattaaaGCTAGCAGAGGTGGATGTGGCATACCGATACGGTGTTCATATGAACCTAGTACTTTTGACACAGAGAATAAGTTTATACGGAAAAGTCCAcgaaaattataacaaatggTAGATATGAACTCATAAATTCCTGCCTTGAACATAAAGAGAGCCAGATGattaaaacaatgaaaacaaaGACTCCAAAGTAAAAGTGCTTAGAGcataatgaaacaaaaaaaaagcttCAAGATGAACACATTGAACTCAGTGTGATAGATATCTCTAATAAGCTGAAAAATAGGAAGTACTTAAAAGCTGCCAACTTTCTTATTCCTGCATGCTTACTCTGAACAACAGTGGAACTTTTATAGCTTGAGTTCTATGATAGTTGagacttaaaaaatatttttaaaaaaattgaagaaaaatcatgaaattgactTACTAAGGACCTATCAAGCAGACTTTCCCCATATACCCTTGACCTAGAAATACATCAGATAACCTAAACCTAATTAGCAGTTTACTGAATGGAAAAACATTTAAATGTGAGCCAATAAGATGATGGCATTCATGATAACAATGTGACATAAGAATAAATGACATTTGTAATATTCTTACCTAATAAGAATACAACATTCGTAAAACACTATATAATGGTGCATAAGCTTTCATTTTTCCTCATTGTGTCCAGTGTACACATCTGCATCAAGACACCTATAGTGAATGTTGCTGACCATATTAAGGAGGGGGCTGGGATTTGTTGTGGATTACTGCATGACTATGGTTTCTGGTGAGTTATCACATGGGTCGTAGTGTGTACAATACTGTACATAGCTTTGTTAAAGATAGAATATCATTGGAAGTAAAATCTTGCCAAATAGGAAGCTTTGTTGCTTTTTCTAAAGGAGGAATCTTGCCATGATGTTTAGTGAGAGGCTAAGGcttgaattaatatttaatataagacgTGTAACATTTGATCAGAAAAATCCCCAATAGCCTCCTATCAAAAACATTTATGTCATTGGTTCATGTGGTATGCTAACTTGTGTCAACCGACTTTAAGAGCTAGTGTACAGTTTGGTCTGTGATTTAGGCACCAATATAATGTTTTATTATGTACTTAGTACTATTATCATATAAGATGCATTTCCACTGGCTTCACGGTGTCTTTCAAAAGGTGCTTCTGGTGAGTGGTTATGTTTGCATACACCTGTTCAACTATTCATTGTGGGACCAAAATCGGCCATGAAGTTTTGAATGTGTAGGAGGGCATTGATAGAGCTGCTTGTCTTGGGACTGTGAATGTGTTGTAATGAAAGTTCATGATGTTTATATCTATTTTGTCAGCTAATATCTAAATTTTGTGTCATAATTCGTTTACTTTCAAAATTACAAAGTCCGCCTCATAGCTACAACAGATTTGTTAATCTAATCAGTCAATCAACCGGCTAAACCTCAAGCGCCGCCAGCATTTATTTGCTTACTTCGTTTACTTGTTATGCTCAATGTGAACGTTTCCTCTTCTCATTTTTGCTGCTGCCTTTCTAGGTTGTTGACTGCCGAATTTGTGGTGATCCACATTCTCGTCTTCGTTTTGCTTTCGTGGAGTTCGCTGATGAGTGTAAGTTGGATATTTTGGCTTGAAATGTTCTTAAGACAGCTGAATATTCAAAAGCTAACATGGAATTGATCCTAGCAGACTCTGCAAGAGCAGCACTTTGCCTTTGTGGGACAATTTTAGGTTTCTCTCAATTGAAGGTCCTACCTTCAAAAACTGCTATTCTACCCGTGAATCCTACATTCCTTCCAAGGGTACGGATAAATATTTTGCACCATGTTCTTTgtccaaaaagaaaagaactttAACATTTTGTTTTTGCTAGTATGTGGATGATCTTGAGAAATAGTTTTATGTTGTTCTATATCGTCCTGGTAGAATTGAGCTCATGGATCAAAATGCTTATTCTCTATTCAATGTTGATGTTTTGTGCAGTCAGAGGATGAGCGTGAAATGTGTGCCAGGACTGTCTATTGTACAAATATTGATAAGAAGGTAGACATTTTCATCAGagatctattattttttttctttgtatgcATCATTCTGTCGGGCCCTTGTTCTGATGCACATTGTAGTAGTTATTATGCTCTGGCTCATACGCAGTTGTttgttaataaatatttttcttgtagttttataattattaacagCCAATTACTCTATTCTGAGCAGGTTACTCAGGCTGATGtcaagaatttttttgaaacaaGATGTGGCGAGGTCAGTATGaagtttaaaaatttgaatgttGGCTTAAGAAGTGTTATTGAACGATGCTCTTACTTTGCAGGTTTCTCGCCTGAGGCTTTTGGGAGATCACGTGCACTCGACCCGCATTGCTTTTGTTGAGTTTGTAATGGTATGTTTTCTTATCTTTGATGGAAATGTAGGTGTTAACCTTTTGCATTAATTGCCCTTTTAATCCTTCACACATGCATCTTGTGTTTGTTCCCATGCTGTATTTGTGTCAGGATATATTGCATGTACCTACGGATTCAAATGTCATGATACAACAACTctctcctttttcctttttttttttgctggtTAGTTGTGTAATGTGATTATTGGATGATGTGTAACTCAACTTCCATTTAGTTGCCTCTGAATATACCTCTCTTCTTGCCTGCATTATTCTTTGGCCACCCTTTTGTCCATGTGAGTGCTAGTGAAGAAAGGAAAGTTTAATATATTACTCCTTCGGGTCCACTAGTACAATCTTCTCATTTTGCCCTtagtaataattattattgGAAGTGTACTAAACATTGACTAAATTAGCATAAAAAATGTAAGTAAAGAGCATGTACACATACTGCAATATTGTGATTTCAatctcttcatttatttttttaacaataatgAGGCTGTTCAGGTACTTATCATTTACACCAacaatctttttatttattgatgagAGATTAAATGAGAGAACATTTTTTGAAGAGCGATTAACATTCTAAATATTAAGGATAATAAATAAGGGTATGTTTGGCAAAACACATATTCCCTCTGGACCACTTTACTAGTcccattttttatttagatgCCCCTTAAGAAACTGTGTTTTGAATGCCTACTGGCGTTTTAGAACAGTCTCTTAATATGGATTGACATTTGCAAAAAAATCTTATGTTTGCAAACTGCGCAGGCTGAGAGTGCAATTTTGGCTTTAGACTGTTGCGGTGAGGTATTGGGATCCCAGCGCATCAGGTAAGCTTATTCACAACAAATGGCTATGGTCTCAGCTGATCCCCCCTAATTCTTTTCTGCAAAGTGTGTTTCATTGTTCATGTAGTATTGCATCTTTCTGAGATTGGTATATTCTCTTGGTTGTTTTCTAGGAGGCACCACATCAGATCATGCACTCTTAACTCATTCCAGACCTGCCAAAacttttcctcctttttttgcAGTGTCCAAATATTATTGCACCATTCCATTCTTTATACCTTTCTGATATGTGATAGTCAAATAGTGAAATAATGATTACGACCTTAAAGATCAGAGTGTTGCATTCTCGATAGTTGAGATTGGAAGTTGGTACTTATTAAGTCTCTTAATTGTTTCTGTTGCTTATccaggaaaaaaaaagaaattgctaATAGACATCAACCTGAGTTATCgttaaatacataaatataacttatgtTTAACTTGGTACCACTAGTATATGAATCCAGTTCCTCTTTCATCACCTAAGTATTTGAAAATGCAGTATTTGTCTTTTACAGTTATGGAAGATCGGTAACTTTTGTAAAATTCTTATGATTAAAATGTCAAACATACTTGAAATTGgaaaaacttcattttctttttctcaaaaCATTCTTTAGTTTGTCTGTGTTCAATAGCATTTACGTTCAACCTGAGTGGTTTATGATGAAGTCGCGATATGCAGATAATTGTTATCAATATTCAATGGCACTTCTAGTTATTACATTTCTATAAACAGACACACATTTTAATAAGAGCCATCTCAATACTGAGCCTTATGCAGTTGATGACACAATTTTGAGATCTACAGGACCTTGGATCCTCAGAAAGTTCATTCTATTCATTAGTCTTTTTTCTAACTTTGcaactttatatatatgttgtagGGTGAGTCCCTCAAAAACACCAGTGAGGCCCCGACTTCCGCGTGCCATGATGCAGTAAGCCAATGTGTGTGCTCATGGACCTGGAGAAAGAGTTCAAAGACAAAACCCCCCTCGGAAGACTTGAGGTCACCATGGGAGAAATCGAAACAAAAATTCTGTTTCAGTAATCTCCATGTTCTTTCTTTTCATGTTCCTTTCTTTACTGCCTACAGTAACTTATGCTACCAAAAAACAACGTAGCCATCGAGCCAACGATTTTTAAATTGGAATTTCCGCACTTGTAGTACTTTTACCTTGATCGATCGTTCCTCTATGAATCTCTTGATGTTCCTCTATGAAATCTCTTGATGGTTGGGACGCCAGTTCACaattaatttcatcatttctctCTGGATGTGCTTTACATGTTTCTTGTTGCTCTCAGAGTACATCATTTATGCACCCGGTCTTTAACTATAAGAACTCAACCATGGTTGAGTGCGATATTGACGTGAGGTAAGTGTATGTAGAAGACGTGTATTATGcatttattgatttgatataaagaaCTCGAGTGATGAAATGTGATTGCAATCTTCAATAACCCCACAAAGAAGTGTTGGATCATTTCAGGGTTATTAAATGGGCATGCAGTTTGGGTCCAAGCTCCTACCACAAACCTAAGTTTTAAGATTCGccatcacaataaatatttttagtaaggACGATAAATATTTTGAGACGAAAATTTTTGGCCCAAAGtcattttacttttttggtgatgaatgtaaataaaatgtttggactccaaaaaggaaaaataggaGAGAAGACAGTATTTTAGTGAATATGTATAAGGTACccttaataattaatttcattttagtataaaaccaaaaaaatattcgAACCATATGTAGTTAGCTATACTAAACTTTGCTAGCTCTCAGATAATTATTtagattatttataaatattatttttttttaatttcaatttttgaattatttttttattcgtaTCAAACACCTCCTTTattgaatatagaaatatatatatatttcttgatagttatttgttcaaaagtattacctttttttaataaaggttaatattcttttaattaaaatatggaAACGTTGATTAACTTGGCACCAGGAAGCTAACATAGTCAACATTATTGAATTATCTAAAAGGTGGAAATATTGAATATTGTCCTTGTTGTTGACCCCTTTTGTCAATTAATTACACTTtactataagaaaaaaattaaattatcgaAATTGAACGTGGAGAGTGCTGATCATCGAAGTAATTCCTTTTTTATTACGCTTTTAAACTTTCAATTATTTCTTCCGTTTTAATTGATATGACACGTTTGaattttaagagtcaaaatATTAATCTTAATTGTGAAATTCAAAGATACTTAATATCTTTgaaataagatacataaaaactttataaattataataatttttatatagatatatataaaatgagataTTCTTTTAACTACTCATGAGGACATTTAAATAAGGGAGCATTTTATTATGTGATGTGTACCTATTCACACCACATATATTTTCTGGTCTTAACTCAAACTACAAAGATGTATTGATTATTACGTGTcatgtttttgttttatattgtattttaataatattgattGTTGACGAGTGATAcgtaatttttcattttatgttagagattttaagtttaaaatttgaatataaattcaCTTTTGATAGGAAAtactttatttatcaaaattaagtttttcaacataaatttagatTAATCAATCCAGAACATTAAATATCAAATGTGAACCAAAGTTCTTTTATATTGGGTTATGGTCAAGGATCTAATAGTCAAAATTGTTaggttaattaaataaaattacctTCAAACTCCAAGAAAAGGTTTGAACATTTGTTTACTATATAGTATAATAACAAAAGGATGattaattttatactatttctATTACGATTATTCAAATGTAATTTGTTTTGACTTTATATGATTCATATTTCCGTTTTAGTTTAGGtttgagaaaaagaattatcCTAATTTTCTTgtctaaattttaaaacatgatgtattttttatttagtaataattttattttaaaaaaattatgttatctttaatagaataatttataattacataGACAATCTATAACTTGCTTTaatcacaaaatttcaaaaaaacaattcttttaaattttgaattaaattaaattaaattatatcatattaaattcaaaagttcgaaaaaaaacaaaaagaaaagattaaagTACTCCTATTTGCTTAATTTCATGCATGTTGTCAACTTGTCCAATCAAACAAAACGCAATTTCATATAAGTTTTACGAGTTCACGTCAATCCAATAATTTTTGTTAAGATCATTTCTATTTATTCATGTATGTtttataaaatgtattaaataaCACTAAGTATGATTATgaatttaacttttattattatattaatttgatactaatttataaattttaaattttgaattcgttAGAATCGAAACTTTATTTCTCAATTACATTCTTTGACTCTATCTTTGGTCCTAGTTGACTGCTTCAATTGATTTAGATGGTCAACTCTTCCTTTTAACATATTTCTCAaatctttttaatttcaaagtaTTAGTGCTCCTACTAtaaatatatgtacatataaatCACTTATCCTCAATTACAACTAACACCAAACCACTCCTTTTCTTTCCTCATAACCATATTCTTCGTTTTCgacatttctatatttttcgtatttataaaatataattatatcattaCGCTTATAAGCAGAATCTTAGCTTGAGTTTGTATCTAGattgatattcaaaatttaCTGTCTTGACTAAGCCAGAGAAGTATAGAAAACATGTCAACAGACAGAAACGACAAGGATAAGGTGAAGGTGGTAATAATCAACACGGAGTATATCGAAACAGATGCAAGGAATTTTAAATCAATAGTTCAGAAATTAACAGGCAAGGATGCAGGATCAGTGGAGCCTAATCATGTGAAAATGTCAAAGTTTAAGTCCAATAATCCTAGTGCTAATCTTGATAACTTATTGAAATTAGAGTTACCTTCTTTGGACAACCTATTTTGTCCTAATTATGGAGATGAAGTACATTTTTAAGCGAGTTTGAGTTATATATATCGTTAATGTAAGAAATTTATACATCGTTGAGTATTGTTAGTGAAATCTATCTCCTAGTTTTGTTACTTGATTTAATTTATCCACGAAGAAATAACTTATAATTGCTGATTCAATCgtttaaattaaagaaaaaaaagttttaagtttAGATTAGATCAACCTTTGAAGGAACTTGGTAAGACATCCAAATGTccaatagaaaaaattatgttgGAAGCGTTGTTTTCAGAATGAGCCCTTTAATACgtaatctaaataaaaattatattggaCATGTGCTTTCAGAATGGGCCGTGCCAATCGGTGGTAAAGAAGGTCCAAAAACGTGCGATATGTGAATTTTATTCATCCTTAATAATAAGGGTGTCACCTAAGAAAGACGAATGATAGGAtagctttattttatttaaagggaaaaaatgaCCCCTCCCCCCGCTCCTTTGCCAAACTTGTTAAACACACTATTTGAATAATTCTAATACAAATATCGAATAccgaataaaaaataattgttagcATTTcccataatataatataatcaaaCTTCACTATAATGGCACAGTTTGAGATGTTGTTAATTGTaaagaatatataatttaacattaatataaaaatctagactattaaattaaaatattattataaaagataaatattataCAAACTGACCATACTAGCCTTGACTAGACAAAAGAGAAGAATTGTTATAAATTATGATAGAGAGAGAAATGTGTTCAAACCTCCCAATTGATTAATGAATCTTGGCTGAGAAATTTGATAGTATGGTGGTAACTGTGGTTCCAAGATTGTAATGTTGTGTCTATATATTTTGTACGTCACGTATATGCGAGTTcagaatttaaatatataaaaatttaaaaaagattataaaaataaatagaataaacaaattgaaacagtGGGAATATCAGACTAATATAAAGGGATAATCAACATCA
This portion of the Solanum pennellii chromosome 12, SPENNV200 genome encodes:
- the LOC107007649 gene encoding polyadenylate-binding protein-interacting protein 8-like; the protein is MAAGAKEVSGETTVVEAPAVQSLSSPNTDNTSNNSESNGVKDSSDSIANAKSEFHMHDIADMLKKLKLNPQAKEFFPSSYNRGTVGAGDQMILSNFVPANKTTGGDGFQNNRRRGSNFNQGKRRMNNRAYKAQREDSIRRTVYVSEIDSNVTEEQLAALFSAYGQVVDCRICGDPHSRLRFAFVEFADEYSARAALCLCGTILGFSQLKVLPSKTAILPVNPTFLPRSEDEREMCARTVYCTNIDKKVTQADVKNFFETRCGEVSRLRLLGDHVHSTRIAFVEFVMAESAILALDCCGEVLGSQRIRVSPSKTPVRPRLPRAMMQ